GATTGTTCCTATGTTACAATGCGGCTTATTCCTCTCAAACTTTTCCTTTCCCATGACTCGGTCCTTTCTTTCTTTTTAAATTACGCTAATTTTTCTTTTATCTGTTCAGCCACAGCTGGCGGAACTTGTTCGTAGTGATCAAATAACATCGTATACTGTGCACGACCTTGGCTCATGGATCTTAAGTTATTAACGTATCCAAACATATTGGCCAAAGGAACCATGGCAGATACAACCTGTGCATTTGCTTGGGGTTCCATTCCCGTAATCTGCCCGCGACGACTATTCAGATCACCAATGATATCGCCCATATATTCCTCAGGGGTCACCACTTCAACCTTCATAACCGGTTCAAGCAATCGAGGGGCTGCCTTTAGAACACCTTCTCTGAAAGCGTTTCTAGAAGCAATTTCGAAGGCTAGAGAGCTTGAGTCCACATCATGATAAGCCCCATCCGTAAGGGTAATCTTGAAGTCAATAACGGGAAATCCCGCAACCGGCCCAGAAGACTGCGCAGACATAAGCCCTTTTTCCACGCCAGGAATATATTCCCGAGGCACAGATCCGCCCACAACTTTGTTTTCAAAGACATATCCGCCACCAGGCAATAAGGGTTCAAAAGTGAACTTCACCCTAGCAAACTGCCCTGCTCCACCGGATTGCTTCTTGTGGGTATAATCTATATCAGCAGATTTTGTCAAGGTTTCTCGGTAAGCAACCTGAGGAGCGCCCACATTTGCTTCTACCTTGAATTCACGCTTCATACGGTCCACAATGATTTCAAGATGGAGCTCTCCCATTCCTTTGATCACTGTTTGACCAGATTCTTGATCAACGCTCACCCGGAAAGAAGGATCTTCTGCTGCCAAACGACCCAAAGCCACTGACATTCTTTCTTGGTCTGCCTTTGTTTTGGGTTCAACTGCAACTTCGATCACTGGATCAGGAAATTCCATTCTTTCCAAAATAATTGGCTTTAACACATCACACAAAGTTTCCCCTGTGGTCACAGACTTCATTCCACACAAGGCAATTATATCACCCGCATGAGCTTCCTTAACATCTTCGCGACTGTTCGCATGCATTAAAAGCATACGGCCAATACGTTCTTTGTCATCCTTAATAGAGTTCATCACATGATCTCCTGTTTTTAGGGTACCTGAATACAGACGAACGAACGTCAAAGTTCCCACAAAAGGGTCATTCATGATTTTGAAAGCAAGACCTGAGAAAGGTTCAGCATCATCAGGGTTACGTGTTATCTCTTGGTCACCCTTTAGATTTGTTCCATTAACAGCCCCAACATCTAAAGGCGAAGGCAAGTAGTCAACAACGCCGTCCAACAAAGGCTGAACACCCTTGTTCTTGAAAGCACTTCCGCACAAAACAGGAACAAACTTGAATTCAACGGTTCCACGCCGAATACAACGCTTCAAAACTTCAACAGAGGGCTCTTCGCCTTCTAAATATTTTTCCAAAGCCTGGTCATCCATTTCAACCGCTGCTTCAATCAAAGCAGCCCGGTATTCTTTAGCCTTTTCCAACATATCCGCAGGAATTTCTTCCTCAACAAACTTAGCTCCCAAAGCTTCGTCTAACCAACGAATAGACTTCATCTTTACCAGATCAATGAGACCGGAAAATTCAGATTCGCTTCCCACAGGCAACTGCAAAACCAAAGGCACAGCCCCCAAACGGGTTTTCATCATATCAACGCAGCGATAGAAGTTGGCCCCGATACGATCCATCTTGTTGACAAAGCAGATACGAGGAACAGCATATTTGTTAGCCTGACGCCAAACGGTTTCGGACTGAGGCTCAACCCCCGCCACGCTATCAAACACAGCAACAGCGCCGTCTAGAACGCGCAAAGAACGTTCGACTTCAATGGTGAAATCAACGTGCCCAGGTGTATCAATAATGTTAATACGGTAATCATTCCAAAAACAAGTTGTTGCCGCAGAGGTAATCGTGATTCCGCGTTCTTGTTCCTGTTCCATCCAGTCCATAGTGGCTGCACCATCATGCACTTCCCCAATTTTGTGGGAACGCCCTGTATAGTATAGAACACGCTCAGTCGTTGTTGTCTTGCCCGCATCAATGTGGGCCATAATTCCAATATTACGATAGCGCTGTAAAGGGGTTTGACGAGCCATTTATTCTACCACCTGTAATGTGCGAAAGCACGGTTTGCATCAGCCATTTTATGGGTATCTTCGCGTTTTTTAACAGAAGCCCCACGACCATTAACAGCGTCCATAAATTCGCCAGCCAAACGCTCCACCATGGTTTTTTCACCACGCTTAGAGGCCATTTCAATAACCCAGCGAATCGCCAAAGCTTGAGAGCGCGCAAAACGCACTTCAACGGGAACTTGGTAAGTGGCTCCGCCAACACGGCGAGAACGCACTTCTACTGAAGGGCGAACATTTTCTAAAACTTCCTTGAATACCTCAAGGCAGTTACGGCCTGTTTTTTCCTGAACAATATCAAAAGAACCGTACAGAATTTTTTCAGCAACAGATTTTTTACCACAAGTCATCAGACTATTGGC
This DNA window, taken from Alphaproteobacteria bacterium, encodes the following:
- the fusA gene encoding elongation factor G, coding for MARQTPLQRYRNIGIMAHIDAGKTTTTERVLYYTGRSHKIGEVHDGAATMDWMEQEQERGITITSAATTCFWNDYRINIIDTPGHVDFTIEVERSLRVLDGAVAVFDSVAGVEPQSETVWRQANKYAVPRICFVNKMDRIGANFYRCVDMMKTRLGAVPLVLQLPVGSESEFSGLIDLVKMKSIRWLDEALGAKFVEEEIPADMLEKAKEYRAALIEAAVEMDDQALEKYLEGEEPSVEVLKRCIRRGTVEFKFVPVLCGSAFKNKGVQPLLDGVVDYLPSPLDVGAVNGTNLKGDQEITRNPDDAEPFSGLAFKIMNDPFVGTLTFVRLYSGTLKTGDHVMNSIKDDKERIGRMLLMHANSREDVKEAHAGDIIALCGMKSVTTGETLCDVLKPIILERMEFPDPVIEVAVEPKTKADQERMSVALGRLAAEDPSFRVSVDQESGQTVIKGMGELHLEIIVDRMKREFKVEANVGAPQVAYRETLTKSADIDYTHKKQSGGAGQFARVKFTFEPLLPGGGYVFENKVVGGSVPREYIPGVEKGLMSAQSSGPVAGFPVIDFKITLTDGAYHDVDSSSLAFEIASRNAFREGVLKAAPRLLEPVMKVEVVTPEEYMGDIIGDLNSRRGQITGMEPQANAQVVSAMVPLANMFGYVNNLRSMSQGRAQYTMLFDHYEQVPPAVAEQIKEKLA
- the rpsG gene encoding 30S ribosomal protein S7 yields the protein MSRRRAAVKREVLPDPKFGDKVVTKFANSLMTCGKKSVAEKILYGSFDIVQEKTGRNCLEVFKEVLENVRPSVEVRSRRVGGATYQVPVEVRFARSQALAIRWVIEMASKRGEKTMVERLAGEFMDAVNGRGASVKKREDTHKMADANRAFAHYRW